The nucleotide window AATATCGCCCAACGCGCCCGCATAGCCCAGCTCGGCCCAGAGGGCGTGCGCAAGGTGCGGCGTAGCCGGGTACAGGCAGCGCAACAGGATGCCGAAGCCTTCGATCACCGCAACCTGACCGTCTGCCGAGTCCAGCGCCTTGAAGTCTTCCAGCGCGTTGATCATCTTCATGGCGCCAGAGACCACGGTGTTGTACTGCATGCGCTGGTAGTCGTAATCCACCTGCTTGAGCACGGTGTGCATTTCCAGACGCAGGGCCTTGGCTTCCTTGCTGAATTCAACATCTTTCAGTCCTGTAGCCCCCGCAGTGCTTGCGCGAGCAGCTCCTGAATCCATAGCAGATAACTTGTAGCCGAAGTTCCACACGCGGCGCAGGAAACGGTAGCTACCTTCCACTGCGGCGTCGTTCCACTCCAGCGTGGCCTCGGGCGGTGCGGTGAACATGGTGTAAAGGCGCGCAGTGTCGGCGCCGTACTTGGCGATCAGCGCCTGCGGGTCGACACCGTTGTTCTTGGACTTGGACATGGTGCCCACGCCCTCGTAGTCAATGGGTGTGCCCACGAGCAAATCGCCCACCGCATTGATGAGCTTGGCGCCAACGATCTTGCCGGCCGCGTCAAACACATGTTCCACGTCGTGCGGCCAAAAGTACTCCTTGCCACCCTTGTCGGTGCGGCGCGAGTAGATGTGGTTCAGCACCATGCCCTGCGTGAGCAATTTGGTGAAAGGTTCGTCCACCTTCACAAGCCCCAGGTCGCGCATGACCTTGGTCCAGAAACGTGCGTACAGCAAGTGCAGGATGGCGTGTTCGATACCGCCGATGTACTGGTCCATGCCACTGCCACCGGTGGCCAGGTTCTGATCGCGCATCCAGTAGTCGGTGCCACCCGCCACCATCGCATCGGTGTTGTGCGGGTCGCAGTAGCGCATGAAGTACCAGGACGAATCCACAAAGGTGTCCATGGTGTCGGTTTCGCGCCGTGCCGCCTTGCCGCAAATAGGGCAGACCACACCGGCGTGGAAACCTTCGTGTTTGTGCAGCGGGTTGCCGGAGCCATCGGGAATGCAATCCATCGGCAGCACTACCGGCAGGTCTTTTTCCGGCACCGGCACCGCGCCGTGTTCATCACAATGGATGATGGGAATCGGCGTGCCCCAGTAACGCTGGCGGCTCACGCCCCAGTCGCGCAGGCGCCAGGTGGTTTTCTTCTCGCCCAGCCCCAGGGCGGCCAATGCCTTGGCCACCGCGTTGACCGCTTCCTTGTACGACAGGCCGCTGAACACATCAGAGTTGACGGTCACACCGCGTTGCTTGTCGCCATACCAGTCCTGCCACTGCGCGTGGTCGTAGGTCAAGCCGTCTACATGCACCACATCGTGGATAGGCAGGTTGTATTTCTTGGCAAACGCGAAGTCGCGCTCGTCGTGTGCAGGCACGCCCATCACGGCGCCATCGCCGTAACCCATGAGCACATAGTTGCCAACCCAGACGTCGATGGCGCGGCCGGTCAGCGGATGTGTGACCTGCAGGCCCGTGGGCATGCCCAGTTTTTCCTTGACGGCCAGTTCGGCCTCGGTGGTACCACCGGCCTTGCACTCCTCAATGAAGGCGGCCAGCTTGGCATTGGACTGGGCAGCGTGCACCGCCAACGGATGCTCCGGCGCCACAGCACAGAAGGTCACGCCCATGATGGTGTCGGCACGTGTGGTGAACACGTACATGCGGCCCGACGCGCCTGCGGGTGCGTCTACCGATGACCCGATCAACGCACCGGTATCGTCCTTGATGTCGTGGGTAAACGCAAAACGCACGCCTTCGCTCTTGCCAATCCAGTTTTCCTGCATCAGCTTCACGCGCTCGGGCCAACCTGGCAGGCCGTCTTGCACCTGGCCCAACAGCTCTTGCGCGTAGTCGGTGATCTTCAGGTAGTAGCCGGGGATCTCGCGCTTCTCTACCGTGGCACCGGTGCGCCAGCCCTTGCCGTCGATGACCTGCTCGTTGGCCAGCACGGTCTGGTCCACCGGGTCCCAGTTGACGATCTGGGTCTTGCGGTAGGCAATGCCCTTTTCCAGCATTTTGAGGAACAGCCACTGGTTCCACTTGTAATACTGCGGGTCACACGTTGCCACTTCACGTGACCAGTCAATCGCCAGGCCCATGGCCTGCATCTGGCTCTTCATGTAGGCGATGTTTTCGTAGGTCCACTTGGCAGGTGGCACGCCGTTTTTCAGTGCCGCATTTTCAGCCGGCAGGCCAAACGCATCCCAGCCCATGGGCATCAACACGTTGTAGCCGTTCATGCGCAGGTAACGCGTGAGCATGTCGTTGATCGTGTAGTTGCGCACATGGCCCATGTGGAGTTTGCCGCTGGGGTAAGGCAGCATGGAGCAGGCGTAGAACTTCTTCTTGGACGCGTCTTCGATCACACGGTAGGCATCGCGGCCATTCCACAAAGGCTGCGCCCAATGCGCATGGGCGGCTTTTTCAACGTCGAGGTGCTGGTATTTGTCTTGCATGGGGAACGGGGCAGCGCAGGGGCCGCCAGAAGAAAGGCTTGTTGTTGCCGATTTTAGGCGCTGTACGGCTCAGTTCGGCGCAGGCGCAAGCGGTGTTGGTGTTTCGGTCACAAAGCCGATGCGGTTGAGACCGGCCTTCTGGACTACGCCCATCACCTCGGCCACCCGTCCATAGGGCACCGTGGTGTCGGCGCGCAGTTGGACTTCGGTATCGGGGTTTTGCTGCGCGGATTGCTTCAGGCGGGCTTCCAGTGCATCGCCCACCAGCGGCTTGTCATCCACAAACACCTGGCCCGACTTGTCCACCGTCAGGCTGACGAACTTGGGCGCATCCATGTTGCTGGCGCCTTCTGCCTTGGGCAGATCGACCTTGAGCGCGCTGACCATCAGGGGTGCCGTGATGATGAAGATGACGACCAGCACCAACATCACGTCCACCAGCGGCGTCATGTTGATCTCGCTCATGGGCTGTGGGCCCTGGGTGCGTTCAAGACGGCCGAAAGTCATGTGGCCCCCACGCTCCACCCACGCACGGCCTGCAGGCCGTGCTGGGCGTATTGCCACAACGTGAGCGCATCTGCGACAGCAGATGCGTGAGCGGGTCGCTGCCCCCCGAGGGGGCTAACTCGCCTTGGGGCGGCCCGGCGGCGAGTTGCTGCGTTCATGGCTTGGTCTGGCTCAACAGGAGTTCACGCAAATCCAGCGCAAACCCCTCCAGATCGGCTTCAATCCGGCCAATGAAACGGCCCAGGATGTTGTAGCCCAGCACCGCGGGTATGGCCACTGCCAGTCCGGCGGCCGTCATGATCAAGGCCTCACCCACAGGGCCGGACACCTGATCAATGCTGATCTGGCCAGTACCGGCAATGCCGATCAGCGCATGGTAGATGCCCCATACCGTGCCCAGTAAACCGACAAAAGGCGCGGTGGAGCCCACCGTGGCCAGCAAGACCTGGCCGGACTGCAGCTTGCGCAATACGCCGTGCAGGGCATCCCGCAATACGCGGGTCAGCTGTTGGGATCGGTCGCCCGCAGCGCCCAGTGTTCCGGTCTGCTGCACCTGGGTGGCTTGCACCAGGGGCAGCACCAGCGCTTCGCGGTCAAACGCCGGCAAGGTGCGCAAGGCGTCGTCCATCGCAGGCGCCTGCCAGAAGGCGGCTGTGCTGCGGGCGACATCCGTATGGGCACGCTGTAGCAACCACGACTTCCACAGGATCACGACCCAGCTGCACACCGACATGCACAGCAACACCACCGCCACCGCGCTGCTCACGGCATCACCCTTGAACAGCAGGCCCATCACAGTCATTTCAGGCCGAGCACGTCA belongs to Rhodoferax saidenbachensis and includes:
- a CDS encoding ExbD/TolR family protein is translated as MTFGRLERTQGPQPMSEINMTPLVDVMLVLVVIFIITAPLMVSALKVDLPKAEGASNMDAPKFVSLTVDKSGQVFVDDKPLVGDALEARLKQSAQQNPDTEVQLRADTTVPYGRVAEVMGVVQKAGLNRIGFVTETPTPLAPAPN
- the leuS gene encoding leucine--tRNA ligase is translated as MQDKYQHLDVEKAAHAHWAQPLWNGRDAYRVIEDASKKKFYACSMLPYPSGKLHMGHVRNYTINDMLTRYLRMNGYNVLMPMGWDAFGLPAENAALKNGVPPAKWTYENIAYMKSQMQAMGLAIDWSREVATCDPQYYKWNQWLFLKMLEKGIAYRKTQIVNWDPVDQTVLANEQVIDGKGWRTGATVEKREIPGYYLKITDYAQELLGQVQDGLPGWPERVKLMQENWIGKSEGVRFAFTHDIKDDTGALIGSSVDAPAGASGRMYVFTTRADTIMGVTFCAVAPEHPLAVHAAQSNAKLAAFIEECKAGGTTEAELAVKEKLGMPTGLQVTHPLTGRAIDVWVGNYVLMGYGDGAVMGVPAHDERDFAFAKKYNLPIHDVVHVDGLTYDHAQWQDWYGDKQRGVTVNSDVFSGLSYKEAVNAVAKALAALGLGEKKTTWRLRDWGVSRQRYWGTPIPIIHCDEHGAVPVPEKDLPVVLPMDCIPDGSGNPLHKHEGFHAGVVCPICGKAARRETDTMDTFVDSSWYFMRYCDPHNTDAMVAGGTDYWMRDQNLATGGSGMDQYIGGIEHAILHLLYARFWTKVMRDLGLVKVDEPFTKLLTQGMVLNHIYSRRTDKGGKEYFWPHDVEHVFDAAGKIVGAKLINAVGDLLVGTPIDYEGVGTMSKSKNNGVDPQALIAKYGADTARLYTMFTAPPEATLEWNDAAVEGSYRFLRRVWNFGYKLSAMDSGAARASTAGATGLKDVEFSKEAKALRLEMHTVLKQVDYDYQRMQYNTVVSGAMKMINALEDFKALDSADGQVAVIEGFGILLRCLYPATPHLAHALWAELGYAGALGDILDAPWPQVDDSALQQDEIELVLQINGKLRGSVLVPSGADKAAIEKLALACDTFVQFAAGAPAKKVVVVPGRLVNVVI
- a CDS encoding MotA/TolQ/ExbB proton channel family protein, with product MTVMGLLFKGDAVSSAVAVVLLCMSVCSWVVILWKSWLLQRAHTDVARSTAAFWQAPAMDDALRTLPAFDREALVLPLVQATQVQQTGTLGAAGDRSQQLTRVLRDALHGVLRKLQSGQVLLATVGSTAPFVGLLGTVWGIYHALIGIAGTGQISIDQVSGPVGEALIMTAAGLAVAIPAVLGYNILGRFIGRIEADLEGFALDLRELLLSQTKP